One Desulfurellaceae bacterium genomic window carries:
- a CDS encoding threonine synthase has translation MNVSHLSCAACGQSYPPNRLYNLCGQCQKPLLVHYDLDRVALAPQHLADRPASLWRYQEVLPVERAENVVSLGEGWTPLLHAQRLGRELGLSRLYIKDEALNPTASFKARGMAVAVSMAKELGVRKLAVPSAGNAAGALAAYAARAGLEAHIFMPRDVPLANRLECQYYGARVTLVDGLITDCGRMVAAGQDREGWFDVSTLKEPYRIEGKKTMGYELAEQLDWQLPDVIVYPTGGGTGLIGMWKAFDELERLGWIGPGRPRMVSVQAEGCAPIVQALADGARTGAPIAHPHTVAAGLRVPKAIGDFIILDILRRSRGTAVSVSDADLMAAAQQLAAAEGIFPAPEGAACVPALQTLLERGALKPDERVVAFNTGGGLKYVDVWQP, from the coding sequence ATGAACGTCAGCCATTTGTCCTGTGCCGCCTGTGGCCAAAGCTATCCGCCGAACCGGCTCTACAACCTGTGCGGGCAGTGTCAGAAGCCACTCCTGGTCCACTACGATCTCGACCGCGTCGCCCTCGCCCCACAGCACCTGGCCGACCGGCCGGCCAGCCTGTGGCGCTATCAAGAGGTGTTGCCGGTCGAACGCGCGGAAAACGTCGTCAGTCTGGGAGAGGGCTGGACGCCGCTCCTCCACGCCCAACGCCTGGGTCGCGAACTCGGACTGTCGCGGCTGTACATCAAAGACGAAGCGCTCAACCCGACCGCCTCGTTCAAGGCCCGGGGCATGGCCGTGGCCGTGTCCATGGCTAAAGAACTGGGGGTGAGAAAACTGGCCGTTCCCTCGGCCGGCAACGCGGCCGGCGCGCTGGCCGCGTATGCCGCCCGGGCCGGGCTGGAAGCCCACATCTTCATGCCGCGCGACGTGCCGCTGGCCAACCGCCTGGAGTGTCAGTACTACGGCGCCCGGGTGACCCTGGTTGACGGCCTCATCACCGACTGCGGCCGGATGGTGGCCGCAGGGCAAGACCGGGAGGGCTGGTTCGATGTCTCGACGCTCAAGGAGCCCTACCGAATCGAGGGCAAAAAAACCATGGGCTATGAACTGGCCGAGCAGCTCGACTGGCAGCTCCCGGATGTTATCGTCTACCCGACCGGCGGCGGGACCGGACTCATCGGCATGTGGAAAGCCTTCGACGAGCTGGAACGGCTGGGCTGGATCGGCCCCGGACGGCCGCGCATGGTCAGCGTTCAGGCCGAGGGCTGTGCCCCGATCGTCCAGGCCCTGGCGGACGGCGCCCGCACCGGCGCGCCAATCGCCCATCCCCACACCGTCGCCGCCGGCCTGCGCGTGCCCAAGGCCATCGGCGATTTCATCATCCTCGACATTCTGCGCCGCAGCCGCGGCACTGCGGTGAGCGTCAGCGATGCCGATCTCATGGCTGCGGCTCAACAGCTCGCGGCTGCCGAGGGCATTTTCCCGGCCCCCGAGGGCGCTGCGTGCGTACCCGCCCTCCAAACGCTGCTGGAGCGCGGGGCACTCAAACCCGACGAGCGGGTGGTGGCGTTTAATACCGGCGGCGGACTGAAATATGTGGACGTCTGGCAGCCCTGA